The window TTGCTGTTTTAAAACTGTCCATGGAAACATCCTTGCCCTCCAGTTTCAAATCAATTGACTTGTTCACCTCTTCAATAAGATTATTCAATGTTTCCTTTGATATGTTATAATGTTTATCCCTGTTAAGGATGATATTCAATCCAACGATGAATACCGCACCGCAAACCAATGCCATGAGCCTTAAAGGCAAATTTTCAAGCGTCACGGGATTTGCCGACATGATGAAATAACACAAAAGATAAGGCATGTAAACGTCGCTTCTAAAGAGGTGATATGATGAAAATGTAGTTCCAAAAACAACTAAAAACGTCAAAATGCAGCTTAAAATAGTTATTGGACTGTTAAAATACGAAACGATTCCCAGAACCAGCAGCAAACCCAAAACCTTAATAAAAGATAACCCTGGCTTATAGGACAGATCATCTTTCAGATTCATAAATGCAGCTATGATAATCATTATTCCTACTGCAATATTTTTCCTTCCAAAAAAAATCAGGTAGAAAATCATTGCTCCAATCAATGCTGAAAACATGAATATTTTTCGTTTTAAGCCCTTATCCATCTAAACTGCACCACATAAATTCAATAATCAAATACGATTTGGAAAAATCATTACTGAGAATATATTTAATTTTAGGCAATAAAAGTATTTTCATGAATAGCCTCAGATGTGCAAATAGCTTGTTGTAACAAAAGGGCTTAATTTTTTTAAATTTATTATTTTCATAATTGAAATCATTTTAAAGAGTTATTTGAAAATTAAGGGATTTTCTGTGTATTCAAATATTTGAACAATTATTTATATATGATCATTCAAATATTTGAACAATTATTTTAGGAGATGAAAAAATGGATGAAGAAATAATATTCAGGCCGATTGGATACATCCGTTCGCCATATGGGGATGTTAATGACATGCCGAAGTCCCCCAGGGAATCCGGTGACGTGGAAGCTGAAATGATTATCAATGAGGAATATCTCGAAAGCATGTCCAGCATGCAGGCAGGCAAGGAGTATATGGTGCTTTTCCATTTCCACAAGTCAAAGGGATTCAAGCAAAAAGTTCCCTTCAGGGGTGATGGACCGATTAAAGGACTGTTTTCAACTCATGCACCGAACAGGCCAAATCCGATTGGTGTTACAACTGTAAAAATAGTGGAAATTAATGGTAATATCATAAGGTTCACGGGCGTTGACATGCTTGACGGCACTCCCGTTTTAGATATCAAGGACATTCTGTAATTAATTAGGATTGTTAGATATCTTAATTACTTGCCTGCAATGTCTTTAATGACTTCGCCGGCTATTATAAGTCCTGCAACGGAGGGCACAAATGAAACGCTGCCCTTGACCTTGTATTTCAGGTCCTTATTTATCGGATGGTCGTTTGTGTTAATGGCATGTTCCTTTGAATAGACCACTTTCAGCTTTTTGATGTTTCTCTTTTTAAGGTCCTTTTTCATTATTCGGGCAAGCGGACACACGGAAGTCTCATAGATATCGGCCACTTCAAACATTGTGGCATCAAGCTTGTTTCCCGTTCCCATTGAAGAGATAACAGGAACCTTCAGGGCATCGC is drawn from Methanobrevibacter millerae and contains these coding sequences:
- the tsaA gene encoding tRNA (N6-threonylcarbamoyladenosine(37)-N6)-methyltransferase TrmO; translated protein: MDEEIIFRPIGYIRSPYGDVNDMPKSPRESGDVEAEMIINEEYLESMSSMQAGKEYMVLFHFHKSKGFKQKVPFRGDGPIKGLFSTHAPNRPNPIGVTTVKIVEINGNIIRFTGVDMLDGTPVLDIKDIL